The Thermoanaerobaculum aquaticum genome includes a region encoding these proteins:
- a CDS encoding MBL fold metallo-hydrolase encodes MRRLELETSWGKLLLVGGSRAGEGTVLLLPQFRLALDSGFPLRALVPMEHVVVSHGHTDHLAGLLPWAAQRQLQNLGPARVYALDPLASQLRQLLQLGAAMENGNPYPVEVEVVSEGQNVHLRPDCMVRFFLTSHWTPTLGVGLSWTKRQLKREFSGLPPESIRELRQKGVEVSETVETPLLAYLADTGPEVLERQSWLAQVEVLVVECTFLKPTDRQRARRFGHMHLEDLRAWLPFARNRHWVLTHLSRRHRLGPGSKLIRQALVTEQGPRVHLCNVEWP; translated from the coding sequence GTGCGTAGGCTTGAGCTGGAAACCTCGTGGGGCAAACTGCTGCTGGTGGGTGGGTCGCGCGCTGGCGAAGGCACCGTGTTGTTGCTCCCCCAGTTCCGTTTGGCACTGGATTCAGGCTTCCCTTTGCGGGCTTTGGTGCCCATGGAGCACGTGGTGGTGTCCCACGGCCATACCGACCACTTGGCCGGCCTTTTGCCATGGGCAGCTCAGCGCCAGCTACAAAATCTGGGACCAGCGCGGGTTTACGCCCTTGATCCCCTGGCCAGCCAACTGCGCCAGCTCCTCCAGCTCGGCGCCGCCATGGAAAACGGCAATCCTTACCCCGTAGAGGTGGAAGTCGTGAGCGAGGGGCAAAACGTGCACCTGCGCCCGGATTGCATGGTGCGTTTTTTTCTCACCAGCCATTGGACGCCCACCCTGGGCGTTGGGCTTTCCTGGACAAAACGGCAACTAAAACGAGAGTTTTCAGGCCTTCCGCCGGAGAGCATTCGCGAGTTGCGGCAAAAGGGTGTGGAGGTTTCGGAAACCGTGGAAACCCCGCTTTTGGCTTACCTGGCCGATACCGGACCGGAAGTACTGGAACGGCAAAGCTGGCTTGCCCAGGTGGAGGTTTTGGTGGTGGAGTGCACCTTCCTAAAACCCACCGATCGGCAACGCGCCCGTCGCTTCGGCCACATGCACTTGGAAGACCTCCGTGCGTGGCTTCCTTTTGCCCGCAACCGCCACTGGGTTTTGACCCACCTTTCCCGCCGCCACCGGCTGGGTCCCGGCAGCAAACTCATCCGCCAAGCCCTGGTGACGGAGCAGGGCCCGCGTGTGCACCTTTGTAACGTGGAGTGGCCTTAA